Proteins encoded in a region of the Paenibacillus sp. W2I17 genome:
- a CDS encoding glycosidase → MIHPKYKELLEKQEQLLSRPNEINSSFYNGIYDRYQYPVITRHHVPLHWRFDLDETTNPHFMERLGINATLNPGAIYFNGKYVMVIRTEGLDRKSIFALAESDNGIDGFRFTGKPLVWDDIDADETNQYDMRLVQHEDGWIYGIYCSERKDPEAPAFDTSSAVAQAGLVRTRDLTSWERLPNITTNSPQQRNVVLHPEFVDGKYAFYTRPQDGFISTGSGGGIAFGLCEDILNPVIHEETIIDERQYHTVYEVKNGQGPAPLKTDRGWIHIAHGVRNTAAGLRYVLYTFATDLNDPARIIAKPGGHFIAPYDDERVGDVSNVIFCNGAVVNEKEEVFIYYASSDTRCHLATTTLEKLVDYTFNTPADPYRSLDCASQRGQLIEQNEKLLQKQLT, encoded by the coding sequence ATGATACACCCGAAATACAAGGAGTTACTGGAGAAACAGGAGCAGTTACTTAGTCGCCCTAATGAGATCAATTCTTCCTTCTACAACGGCATATACGATCGGTACCAATATCCGGTTATCACTCGCCATCATGTACCGCTGCATTGGAGATTCGATCTGGATGAGACGACGAACCCGCATTTTATGGAGCGTCTCGGTATCAACGCTACACTGAATCCAGGAGCCATCTATTTCAATGGCAAATACGTCATGGTCATTCGTACGGAAGGATTGGATCGTAAATCGATCTTTGCGCTCGCCGAGAGTGACAATGGAATTGACGGGTTCCGTTTCACGGGTAAACCATTGGTCTGGGATGATATCGATGCGGATGAAACCAATCAGTATGATATGCGCCTTGTTCAACATGAAGACGGCTGGATCTATGGCATCTATTGCTCGGAACGCAAAGACCCGGAGGCTCCTGCATTTGATACATCCAGCGCAGTGGCACAGGCAGGACTGGTTCGTACACGGGATCTTACAAGCTGGGAACGGTTGCCCAACATCACAACGAATTCCCCTCAACAGCGCAATGTCGTATTGCACCCGGAATTCGTGGATGGAAAATATGCCTTCTACACCCGTCCACAGGACGGATTCATCTCGACAGGCAGCGGCGGCGGAATCGCCTTTGGTCTGTGTGAGGATATCTTGAACCCTGTCATTCATGAAGAGACCATTATCGACGAACGGCAATATCATACGGTATATGAGGTCAAAAACGGTCAGGGCCCTGCTCCGCTCAAGACGGATCGTGGCTGGATTCACATTGCTCACGGGGTTCGGAACACTGCAGCAGGCCTGCGTTATGTGTTATACACCTTCGCTACGGATCTGAATGATCCGGCGCGTATTATCGCCAAGCCGGGCGGCCACTTCATTGCCCCTTATGACGATGAGCGTGTAGGCGATGTGTCCAATGTTATTTTCTGCAACGGTGCTGTGGTCAATGAGAAGGAAGAAGTCTTTATCTATTACGCTTCCAGTGATACCCGCTGTCATCTGGCAACAACCACGCTGGAAAAATTAGTCGATTATACTTTTAATACACCGGCTGATCCATATCGTTCCCTGGACTGTGCCAGCCAGCGGGGTCAGCTGATAGAACAGAATGAGAAGCTTTTACAGAAACAATTAACATAA
- a CDS encoding AGE family epimerase/isomerase, whose protein sequence is MNTKTIELQSEIKAHWEKQILPFWSNLKDTTHGGFYGWVGNDLQVNQQAPKGGIATARQLWSFAAAYRVTGNERWRDHAEHAYRFLADHVMDTEYGGMYWMVDYTGEALDTSKHVYTQSFGVYSLSEYYRATGDTSALELAKTLFSLIEDKGLDAELPAYKEQFDRTWKEQPNEMLSENGVIADYTMNTHIHVLEAYTTLYRVWPDQQVKAALERLLGILYERVYDQDTKFLGVFFNKQWESIIDLRSFGHDIEASWLIDETLKVLRLEQHPKYAAMVTDIAYNISNVAVNADGSLLNEQEGEHIDEKRIWWVQAEAMVGFYNAYQRTGDSMFLERVERLWTYTKENIIDQRAGGEWYWSVDGNGTPDQSEIAGPWKCPYHNSRFCIELIERMGSE, encoded by the coding sequence ATGAATACAAAAACAATCGAACTTCAATCTGAAATTAAGGCGCATTGGGAAAAGCAGATTTTACCCTTCTGGTCCAACCTTAAAGATACAACCCACGGTGGATTCTACGGTTGGGTTGGCAATGATCTTCAGGTTAATCAACAGGCGCCCAAAGGCGGGATCGCCACAGCACGGCAATTATGGTCTTTTGCAGCAGCCTATCGGGTAACCGGAAACGAAAGATGGCGCGATCACGCGGAGCACGCCTATCGTTTTCTCGCTGACCATGTGATGGATACCGAATATGGCGGCATGTACTGGATGGTAGATTACACAGGGGAAGCACTGGATACGAGCAAACATGTGTATACGCAATCATTCGGTGTGTATTCACTCAGTGAGTACTATCGTGCTACCGGGGATACTTCTGCATTAGAACTTGCGAAAACGCTTTTTTCTCTAATCGAGGACAAAGGTCTGGATGCCGAACTACCTGCGTACAAGGAACAATTTGATCGCACATGGAAGGAACAGCCCAATGAAATGCTGAGCGAAAACGGGGTGATTGCGGATTACACAATGAATACGCATATCCATGTGCTGGAAGCCTACACCACGCTCTATCGAGTGTGGCCGGATCAACAAGTGAAGGCGGCGCTGGAACGCCTGCTCGGGATTCTATATGAACGGGTGTATGACCAAGACACCAAGTTTCTCGGGGTATTTTTCAACAAACAGTGGGAATCCATCATCGATCTGCGCTCGTTCGGACATGACATTGAAGCCAGCTGGCTGATCGACGAAACGTTAAAAGTGCTGAGGCTAGAACAACATCCGAAGTATGCAGCGATGGTAACGGATATTGCCTATAACATCTCCAATGTAGCCGTGAATGCGGATGGTTCCCTGTTAAATGAGCAAGAAGGTGAACATATCGATGAGAAGCGAATTTGGTGGGTTCAAGCCGAGGCGATGGTCGGTTTCTATAACGCGTATCAGCGTACAGGTGATTCAATGTTTCTGGAGAGAGTGGAGCGCTTGTGGACCTATACAAAAGAAAACATCATTGATCAGCGCGCTGGTGGGGAATGGTACTGGTCGGTTGATGGGAACGGAACACCGGATCAGAGCGAAATTGCCGGACCGTGGAAATGCCCGTATCACAATAGCAGATTCTGTATTGAACTAATCGAGAGGATGGGATCAGAATGA
- a CDS encoding substrate-binding domain-containing protein: MTAHCAYTGLKEATILKNNITMRDIADRLGVSSVTVSKALNDKDGVSGELKEKIKVLAIEMGYRYNAAARSMKEGLTHNIGVIIPERFTGPTQSFYVRVFQRITKHLEEQGYYGILHILNVEDEEELTLPKLYSDNKVDGFIVLGQISKEYIELVRSMEVPKMFLDFYDEHSDIDSVVTDNFYAAYELTNYLVQQGHRNIAYVGNLYSTSSIQDRFLGYYKSLLEHRLPMNPDLVLNDRDERGTFIEIDLPEQLPTAFVCNCDQVAHLLVQKLTSMDIQVPGQCSVVGFDNDIYAMLSDPKLTTVEVDVEQMARTAVQSMLKKVDNPNRSFGRVHVKGNIIYRDSVSAVSASSDTMDI; encoded by the coding sequence ATGACAGCACATTGTGCCTATACCGGCTTGAAGGAGGCGACCATACTGAAGAACAATATCACCATGCGGGATATCGCCGACAGGCTCGGGGTCAGCAGTGTGACCGTCTCGAAAGCATTGAATGATAAAGATGGCGTGAGTGGCGAATTAAAGGAAAAAATTAAAGTGCTTGCTATTGAAATGGGCTATCGGTATAATGCTGCTGCCCGTTCCATGAAGGAAGGCTTAACCCATAATATTGGCGTAATTATCCCGGAGCGTTTTACCGGGCCGACGCAGTCGTTCTATGTACGCGTGTTCCAGCGCATCACCAAACATCTGGAGGAACAGGGCTACTACGGTATTCTGCACATTCTGAATGTGGAGGATGAGGAAGAATTAACGTTGCCCAAGCTGTACAGTGACAACAAGGTCGATGGTTTCATCGTGCTCGGACAGATCAGCAAAGAGTATATTGAACTGGTGCGATCGATGGAAGTTCCCAAAATGTTTCTCGACTTTTACGATGAACATTCCGATATCGATTCCGTCGTTACCGATAACTTTTACGCTGCCTATGAGCTGACGAACTATCTGGTTCAGCAGGGCCACCGTAACATTGCTTATGTAGGTAACCTGTATTCCACGAGCAGTATCCAGGACCGATTCCTCGGGTACTACAAATCCTTGCTGGAACATCGCTTGCCGATGAATCCGGATCTGGTTCTGAATGATCGGGATGAACGGGGTACGTTTATTGAGATTGATCTGCCGGAACAGCTGCCAACCGCTTTTGTATGCAACTGTGATCAGGTCGCTCATCTGCTCGTTCAAAAACTGACTTCAATGGATATTCAGGTTCCTGGCCAATGCTCTGTTGTTGGGTTTGATAATGATATCTATGCCATGCTCTCCGATCCCAAGCTCACAACCGTCGAAGTGGATGTGGAACAGATGGCGCGTACCGCAGTTCAGTCCATGCTCAAAAAGGTCGACAACCCAAACCGCAGTTTCGGCCGTGTACACGTGAAAGGCAACATCATCTATCGTGACTCGGTGAGTGCTGTGTCTGCCTCATCAGATACTATGGATATCTGA
- the nikA gene encoding nickel ABC transporter substrate-binding protein: MSVQHRKSSAFTLATMLLLLFVIVGCSNTGSGDESSSAASDQTSTKSITMSWPRDIGTMNPHTYNPSQLFAQSMLYEPLISYQKDGKLEPALAESWTISDDGKVYTFKLRQGVKFSDGTPFNAEIVKKNFDAVMKNKDTHSWLGIVGVLDKTEVVDDQTFRLTLTEPYYPVLQDLSVVRPFRFLGEAGFPDDGDTSQGIKEPVGTGPWMLAEYKQDEYAVFKRNPNYWGTAPKVDQITVKIIPDGETRVLAFEKGDLDLIYGEGVISLDAFQQLRDNDEYVTQLSDPVGTRSLLLNSSNPKMSDVRVRMALQQGFNKKAMVEGVTSGLEEPADTVLSKNYPYTNVDLEPITYDVEKSKALLDEAGWKLPAGGTVREKDGQQLDFEMIFDKTDPIQKAMAETIQAEWSELGVKVNLTGLELTVQIKRLKANDFDLYFWYNYGAPYDPHSFINVVASPGFGISETLSALPMKMELDDQVHAALSSTDETKRQELYGSILKTLQEQSAIVPISYIKKTAVYQKKISNFIFPANRDENPFVGIELGN; this comes from the coding sequence ATGTCTGTACAACATCGCAAATCTTCGGCCTTCACGCTGGCAACTATGCTCTTGTTGTTATTCGTTATTGTGGGTTGCAGCAATACAGGAAGTGGAGATGAATCCTCATCTGCTGCTTCGGATCAAACATCTACGAAGTCGATTACGATGTCATGGCCACGTGATATCGGTACAATGAATCCGCACACGTACAATCCTTCGCAATTATTTGCCCAATCGATGCTCTATGAGCCGCTGATCAGTTACCAGAAGGACGGAAAACTGGAACCTGCCCTGGCAGAATCATGGACCATCTCCGATGACGGTAAAGTATATACATTCAAGCTTCGCCAAGGTGTGAAATTCTCGGATGGTACGCCATTTAATGCTGAGATTGTGAAAAAGAACTTTGATGCTGTAATGAAAAATAAAGATACACATAGCTGGCTGGGCATTGTAGGTGTGCTCGACAAGACGGAGGTTGTGGACGATCAGACTTTCCGGTTGACACTCACAGAGCCGTATTATCCGGTCTTGCAGGATTTGTCTGTAGTTCGTCCTTTCCGCTTCCTGGGTGAAGCCGGATTCCCGGATGACGGAGATACTTCCCAAGGCATCAAAGAGCCGGTGGGTACTGGCCCGTGGATGCTGGCTGAATACAAGCAGGACGAATATGCCGTCTTCAAGCGTAACCCGAACTATTGGGGAACAGCACCGAAGGTAGATCAGATTACGGTTAAGATCATTCCTGACGGTGAAACCCGTGTCCTTGCTTTTGAAAAAGGTGATCTCGACCTGATCTACGGTGAAGGTGTGATCAGCCTGGATGCATTCCAACAACTTCGTGACAACGATGAGTATGTAACGCAATTGTCTGATCCTGTGGGAACTCGCAGTCTGTTGCTGAACTCTTCCAATCCGAAGATGTCCGATGTCAGAGTACGGATGGCGCTCCAACAAGGATTCAACAAAAAGGCGATGGTGGAAGGCGTCACTTCTGGTTTGGAAGAACCAGCCGATACCGTATTGTCCAAAAACTATCCGTACACTAATGTAGACTTGGAACCGATCACGTATGACGTGGAGAAATCCAAAGCTTTACTGGATGAAGCGGGCTGGAAGTTGCCTGCAGGTGGCACGGTTCGTGAGAAAGACGGTCAGCAGCTTGATTTTGAGATGATTTTTGACAAGACGGACCCGATTCAGAAAGCGATGGCTGAGACCATTCAGGCAGAATGGAGCGAGCTTGGGGTTAAAGTAAACCTCACTGGATTGGAACTGACGGTACAGATCAAACGTTTGAAAGCCAATGATTTTGACCTGTATTTCTGGTACAACTATGGTGCGCCATATGATCCACATTCCTTCATTAATGTTGTGGCAAGCCCTGGATTCGGGATTTCCGAGACCCTGAGTGCGTTGCCGATGAAAATGGAACTGGACGATCAGGTGCATGCAGCCCTTTCATCCACAGACGAGACGAAACGCCAAGAGCTATATGGCTCCATCCTGAAAACACTTCAGGAGCAGTCGGCGATCGTACCGATCTCTTATATTAAGAAAACGGCTGTATATCAGAAGAAAATCTCCAACTTTATTTTCCCGGCGAACCGTGATGAAAATCCGTTTGTGGGCATTGAATTGGGCAATTAA
- a CDS encoding glycoside hydrolase family 130 protein, with protein sequence MSVAETKNVHIVGDALLNMPWENKPEGTEGPVWRHSANPVVPRNPVKGVARIFNSAVVPYEGKFIGVFRAETVNGRPHLHMGASEDGLEWTIEEERIAFVDENGDPFMPNYAYDPRLVKVEDTYYIIWCTDFYGAALGLAKTDDFKTFVRLENPMLPFNRNGVLFPRKINDNYVMLSRPSDSGHTPFGDIFLSESPDLVYWGKHRHVMSKGGQGWWQSVKIGGGPAPIETSEGWLMFYHGVTGTCNGLVYSMGAVILDLDEPSKVKYRSSNFVLTPEKWYEEQGFVDNVIFPCATLHDADTGRIAIYYGAADTYVGVAYTTIEEIVNYVIETDEVIAGDHEEGKL encoded by the coding sequence ATGTCAGTTGCTGAAACGAAAAACGTACACATTGTTGGGGATGCTTTGCTGAATATGCCGTGGGAGAACAAACCGGAGGGAACGGAAGGCCCGGTATGGAGACACTCGGCGAATCCAGTGGTTCCGCGTAACCCGGTCAAAGGCGTTGCCCGCATTTTCAACAGTGCCGTTGTTCCTTATGAAGGAAAATTCATTGGGGTATTCCGTGCTGAAACCGTTAATGGCCGTCCGCATCTTCACATGGGGGCGAGTGAGGACGGTTTGGAGTGGACGATTGAAGAAGAGCGCATTGCATTTGTAGATGAGAATGGCGATCCGTTTATGCCGAACTATGCGTACGATCCACGTTTGGTCAAAGTCGAGGATACGTATTACATCATCTGGTGTACAGACTTCTACGGCGCAGCACTGGGCCTGGCCAAAACAGATGACTTCAAAACGTTTGTCCGCCTCGAAAATCCAATGCTGCCATTCAACCGTAATGGTGTGTTGTTCCCGCGCAAAATCAACGATAACTATGTGATGTTATCCAGACCAAGTGACAGTGGACATACTCCATTTGGAGATATTTTCCTGAGCGAAAGCCCGGATCTTGTGTACTGGGGCAAGCACCGTCATGTGATGAGCAAAGGCGGTCAGGGCTGGTGGCAATCGGTCAAAATTGGTGGCGGTCCTGCTCCAATCGAAACGTCCGAAGGCTGGCTGATGTTCTACCACGGCGTCACGGGAACCTGTAATGGATTGGTATATAGCATGGGTGCGGTCATTCTGGATCTGGATGAGCCATCCAAAGTAAAATATCGTTCCTCCAACTTCGTGCTGACACCGGAAAAATGGTATGAAGAACAAGGATTCGTTGATAACGTCATCTTCCCGTGTGCAACACTGCATGATGCCGATACCGGACGTATCGCCATCTATTATGGCGCTGCCGATACGTATGTGGGCGTGGCGTACACGACCATCGAAGAGATCGTGAACTATGTGATCGAGACGGATGAAGTCATCGCCGGAGATCATGAAGAGGGCAAGCTGTAA
- a CDS encoding carbohydrate ABC transporter permease has translation MKYLKLSNWGYSAQRIFIICAFSIIPLALLFTFAYLPVINMFKYSFTDWNGYSKRFDYVGFENYTRIFSDPEYFKVFIVSLYYFVATFLQMGLALYFATILSFKVRGKNFFKGILFFPYLLNGVAIGFIFLFFFKPDGTLDMLMHAVGLGQYTQLWLGNPNIINVSLAGASVWRYMGFNFIIFLGAISSIPKDVYEASDIDGANRWQQFRHIILPSITRILQLNLILAISGAISAFDIPYIMTDGSNGSMTFVIQTVHLAFKYGKLGLASAMAVVLLLIVILVTLVQRVTMKGEE, from the coding sequence ATGAAGTACTTAAAACTTTCGAATTGGGGCTACTCAGCGCAACGCATATTTATCATCTGTGCCTTCTCAATTATTCCGCTGGCGTTGCTGTTTACGTTTGCATACTTACCAGTCATCAACATGTTCAAATACAGTTTCACCGATTGGAACGGATACAGTAAGAGGTTTGATTATGTTGGCTTTGAGAACTACACGCGCATATTCAGTGATCCCGAATACTTCAAAGTATTTATTGTCAGCTTGTACTACTTCGTGGCTACGTTCTTACAGATGGGCTTGGCGCTTTACTTTGCCACCATTCTGAGTTTCAAAGTTCGAGGCAAAAACTTTTTCAAAGGCATATTGTTTTTCCCTTATTTGCTGAATGGGGTAGCCATCGGTTTTATCTTCCTCTTTTTCTTCAAACCGGACGGTACACTCGATATGCTCATGCATGCTGTAGGGCTGGGACAATACACGCAGCTCTGGCTCGGTAATCCGAATATTATCAACGTGTCACTCGCAGGTGCATCAGTATGGAGATACATGGGCTTCAACTTTATCATTTTCCTGGGTGCAATCTCCTCCATTCCAAAGGATGTGTATGAAGCATCCGATATTGATGGCGCCAATCGCTGGCAGCAATTCCGCCACATCATCCTGCCAAGCATTACACGTATCCTGCAGCTCAACCTGATCTTGGCGATTAGCGGCGCAATTAGTGCGTTCGATATTCCATATATCATGACCGATGGTTCCAACGGCAGTATGACATTTGTAATCCAGACGGTTCATTTGGCGTTTAAATACGGCAAGCTGGGACTGGCATCCGCCATGGCTGTGGTGCTGCTCTTAATCGTTATTCTCGTTACGCTTGTGCAGCGCGTCACCATGAAAGGGGAGGAATAA
- a CDS encoding 1,4-beta-xylanase produces MDYIKGFTFGWMSGRGDFRKPEAKESLRLMAERTGSSHVIFALAAHQDHPQAVEVKYRGAHQVEDDELVDMIRYARTLGLHVILKPTVNCTDGTWRAHINFFDIDVPCEPKWKDWFRSYTAFQKHYAAIAEQEKCEMFIVGCEMVQSERRDQEWREVIAGVREVYTGLVSYNTDKYQEGHVKWWDAVDVISSSGYYPIGDWEAQLDRIEQAITPYGKPFFFAEAGCPSRSGSAHVPNDWGLEGEVSAEEQEHFYEAMFRHVSQRDWVRGFGLWDWSANLHAEKDALTDDGYGVYGKPAEQVIRRFYEGIAVKV; encoded by the coding sequence ATGGATTATATCAAGGGATTTACATTTGGCTGGATGAGTGGCAGGGGCGACTTCCGCAAGCCGGAAGCCAAAGAGTCTTTGCGTCTGATGGCAGAACGTACAGGCAGTTCTCATGTTATTTTTGCACTGGCGGCACATCAGGATCATCCGCAGGCGGTAGAGGTCAAGTATCGGGGTGCACATCAGGTGGAGGATGATGAACTGGTGGACATGATTCGTTATGCCCGTACACTCGGGCTGCATGTCATTCTGAAACCAACCGTTAACTGCACCGATGGCACATGGCGTGCACACATTAACTTTTTTGATATCGATGTGCCGTGTGAGCCAAAGTGGAAGGATTGGTTCCGCAGCTACACGGCATTTCAGAAGCATTATGCAGCGATTGCAGAGCAGGAAAAGTGTGAGATGTTCATTGTAGGCTGTGAGATGGTGCAATCTGAACGTCGGGATCAGGAGTGGCGCGAGGTGATCGCCGGTGTGCGTGAAGTGTACACGGGACTGGTGTCATACAACACGGACAAATATCAGGAAGGTCATGTGAAATGGTGGGATGCCGTGGATGTCATCTCTTCCAGTGGTTACTATCCCATCGGAGATTGGGAGGCACAGCTGGATCGCATTGAACAGGCGATTACTCCCTATGGCAAACCCTTTTTCTTCGCGGAAGCAGGCTGTCCCAGCCGCAGCGGATCAGCCCACGTACCAAACGATTGGGGGCTGGAAGGTGAAGTCAGCGCGGAGGAACAGGAGCATTTCTATGAAGCCATGTTCCGGCATGTCAGTCAGCGTGACTGGGTACGCGGATTCGGTCTGTGGGATTGGAGCGCAAATTTACACGCGGAGAAGGATGCGCTGACCGATGACGGATATGGAGTGTACGGCAAGCCAGCGGAGCAGGTAATTCGTCGGTTCTATGAGGGCATCGCTGTAAAAGTTTAA
- a CDS encoding ABC transporter substrate-binding protein, protein MRKNKGWMMLLTMLFITSLLAACSSGGGSSQAGEEISTDPADIKGEITVLTQRTDIVDTVFKDYAAEFNKEYPDVKVNFQALADYEGQVKIRMSTKDYGDVLMIPTSVPIADIPDFFEPLGTYDELKDKYTAIEERMVDGQVYGIPTVITFSGIIYNKQVFKDAGIMEVPKTPEQFQAALQLVKDNTDAVPLYTNYASGWALTQWESDLPTVAGSVDYVNVDQPNTDENFVPGQPHYELYKVLYDAAKNGLIEKDPTTTDWESSKADLAKGKIATMALGSWAITQIQGMTDTPDDIGFLPFPTNASEVVVPLSADYNIGMNVNSENKPAAKAWIDWFLAKSNYAVEQGGGMDADKNAELPPILDQYKDVKFSTLTPAKEGQEGLVDKIDNEGEIGLWQPDFKKRIIEAGIGNRKESYDDIMKDLNDKWVRARAELTK, encoded by the coding sequence TTGAGAAAAAACAAAGGTTGGATGATGTTGCTGACGATGCTGTTCATCACTTCACTACTTGCTGCATGTTCATCCGGAGGTGGATCTTCACAGGCAGGGGAGGAGATCAGCACAGATCCGGCAGATATCAAAGGTGAAATAACTGTTCTGACGCAACGGACAGATATAGTGGATACCGTGTTCAAAGACTATGCGGCTGAGTTCAACAAGGAATATCCCGATGTGAAAGTAAATTTCCAGGCACTGGCCGACTACGAAGGACAAGTGAAGATCCGTATGAGCACCAAGGATTACGGTGATGTACTGATGATCCCGACCAGTGTTCCGATCGCGGATATCCCGGACTTTTTCGAGCCGCTCGGCACGTACGATGAATTGAAAGACAAATACACAGCCATTGAAGAACGCATGGTGGATGGTCAGGTCTACGGTATTCCTACCGTAATTACGTTCTCTGGAATCATTTATAACAAACAGGTCTTCAAAGACGCAGGCATTATGGAAGTTCCAAAAACACCGGAGCAATTCCAGGCTGCGCTTCAACTGGTCAAAGACAATACAGATGCGGTTCCACTTTACACCAACTATGCATCCGGCTGGGCTCTCACCCAATGGGAATCGGATCTGCCAACCGTTGCAGGCAGTGTGGATTACGTTAACGTGGACCAACCGAACACAGATGAGAACTTTGTGCCTGGTCAGCCGCATTATGAACTATATAAAGTGCTCTATGATGCAGCCAAGAACGGTCTAATCGAGAAAGATCCAACAACAACCGACTGGGAAAGCTCCAAAGCGGATCTCGCCAAAGGCAAAATCGCTACGATGGCACTGGGCTCTTGGGCGATCACACAGATCCAAGGAATGACGGATACTCCGGACGACATCGGATTCTTACCTTTCCCAACCAATGCAAGTGAGGTTGTGGTTCCGCTCTCCGCCGACTATAACATCGGCATGAACGTGAACAGTGAGAACAAACCTGCTGCCAAAGCCTGGATTGACTGGTTCCTGGCGAAATCGAACTACGCAGTTGAACAGGGCGGCGGTATGGATGCAGACAAGAATGCTGAATTGCCACCGATTTTGGATCAATACAAAGATGTGAAATTCTCCACGCTTACACCTGCCAAAGAAGGTCAGGAAGGTCTGGTCGACAAGATTGATAACGAAGGTGAAATCGGTCTCTGGCAGCCTGACTTCAAGAAACGCATTATCGAAGCAGGTATTGGGAACCGCAAGGAATCGTATGACGACATCATGAAAGATCTGAACGACAAGTGGGTAAGAGCAAGAGCAGAACTCACGAAATAA
- a CDS encoding carbohydrate ABC transporter permease, whose protein sequence is MTQLKYTLASVVKYASLVLAAFIALLPIVVILFASLKTNAEYATSSPLAPPANWLNFANYAKAFVDGNMLVGFKNTIIILIISIIGATLTGSMIAYVLDRFKFKGKKIMVAAFLLATLIPSVTTQVATFQIINALDLFNTRWAAIVMYLGTDIIAVYIFLQFLGSISSALDESAMLDGASYFTIYWKIILPLLKPAIVTVIIVKGVNIYNDFYTPFLYMPKTDLQVISTALFKFKGPFGSQWEVISAGIMIAIIPTMIIFLLLQKYIYNGFAQGSVK, encoded by the coding sequence GTGACACAACTCAAATACACCCTTGCGAGCGTGGTTAAATATGCTTCCCTGGTGCTTGCGGCGTTTATCGCGCTTTTACCCATCGTGGTCATCCTGTTTGCATCTCTCAAAACGAATGCGGAATACGCTACCAGCAGCCCGCTTGCCCCGCCAGCCAACTGGCTGAACTTTGCAAACTACGCGAAGGCTTTTGTGGATGGCAACATGCTGGTTGGTTTCAAAAATACCATTATTATTCTGATCATCTCTATTATAGGAGCGACCTTAACGGGCTCCATGATCGCGTATGTACTGGATCGGTTCAAATTCAAGGGCAAGAAAATCATGGTCGCGGCATTCCTGCTCGCTACCCTGATTCCGAGTGTTACAACACAGGTCGCCACATTCCAGATCATCAACGCGCTCGACCTGTTTAACACACGCTGGGCGGCCATCGTGATGTACCTGGGTACAGATATCATCGCGGTTTATATCTTCCTACAGTTCCTGGGCTCCATCTCAAGTGCACTGGATGAATCCGCCATGCTGGACGGCGCGTCGTACTTCACGATCTACTGGAAAATCATTCTGCCACTGCTGAAACCGGCCATTGTAACGGTCATTATCGTGAAGGGTGTGAACATCTATAACGACTTCTACACACCGTTCCTGTACATGCCGAAGACCGATCTACAGGTCATATCCACCGCCTTGTTCAAATTCAAGGGACCGTTCGGATCGCAGTGGGAAGTCATCAGCGCCGGCATCATGATCGCCATTATTCCAACGATGATCATCTTCCTGCTGTTACAGAAGTACATCTACAACGGCTTCGCGCAAGGCTCCGTTAAATAA